One Mycteria americana isolate JAX WOST 10 ecotype Jacksonville Zoo and Gardens chromosome 7, USCA_MyAme_1.0, whole genome shotgun sequence genomic window, GCATGGCCAATGTCCCACCGAGCCTCAGGGCCTGGGAAAAACAGCGTACAAATCCCACAGCAGTTAATGAGGTTTCTGTGCTGGTCAAACTGGCTGAAACCACCAGTCAAATTAGCAGATCACATCCCGTTAAATATAATGGaaagtttgggttttgcttttgtaaGGGAGTCTCATCTCCTGGTTGGCTAGAGCCCTTTGAAGAACTATAGGGTattgctgcattttctgctgaaaagctgATGCTTTTCAAAGACATCAGCTTTATGAAGGGCAGGCTCTTTTCTGCAGGGAGACAGGATGAGGTGATAGGTTGTGTCAAGGGAGGGAAGCGGCAAGCTCTCTTGAGGGTCTGCAGGGACATGTGGGGTTCAGCATACTTGGGTGATCTGGAAAAGAGATGAACCACGAGCTGACTTTGCTGATGCTATGGAATTATTCGGCACAACCTCAGGTAAAACCAGGAGAAGTTGCAGAACAACCTCTTGATGCTGACTGATGGGAGGCAGAGTAGCACATTTGGAAAACGTGAAACAAGTGCAGAGAAAGCCAGAGGGCAGCGGACCTGCAGTGAGCTTTCTGTCAGGCTGGGGGAGGCCTCAGACAGTGGTTTGGAAATGTCAGCTCAGCACCTGTCAAAAATAAAACCGTGAAAGTCCTCCAGAGTAAAAGATCCAATTGGTGAGGACAAATCCATAGCAGACTGGAGTCTTCTGTGCAGCCTGTGTTTGAAATCGCCCATCTCACAGACTACAGGGGAACAAGAAAAGGTGCAGAGGGGGAACAAAGCTGCCTGCAGGTTTGCTTCAGTGCAGAGCAACTCAGGGTCTCTAGCCTGGGAACAGGAGGACAGGTCAGGCTGCAACACCGTGAGCGGTGCGGGGAGCATGGAGGAGCAATGAACGCCGCATGCATGCATCGTGGAGGGCGTAAGAGAGGACAGGGATGTGATTGCTCTGCTCTTAGACCTTGCCCATACATGCAATCCTTTTCCTTTGTCCTTGACAAAGCAGAGAATAACTTGAGATAATGCAGAGAGCCGAAGAGCTGAACTAGGAAGGCAGGTGTTAAGGCCTGCGCAAGCTGAGACCAGGGGCAGTGCCCCAAAGGTTTTCCTGCccagcaatggggaaaaaaagagcttaacAGAGATACCAAGCCTTGGCAGAAGCTGCCTGTCTGGACGAAAGCAGTCTGCATTAAACGCTAGATTGGGATCTAGAAACTGCAATTTCCTTCcgttccctttcctttccctttctgttccctttccgttccctttcctttcccttcttaaGAGCCTGCCCTTAAATCTTAACTTAGAAAGAAGTCCTAGGAGTGAGCAAAACTTTGGGCAGGCAGACCTCTCTGTGCAACGTTCCTTTACATACCTATGCTTTCTCTTTGGATGAAGCTCCTAGCACTAGCGAGAGGATGAAGCTGTTTTTTCTGGAGCACAACCTGTgaggaagcaagcaagcaggaGGGATGACTGAAATCCTGcatgaaacaacaaagaaacttctgctttctttgctgcCAAATTTCAGTGGGCAGATGGGGCCTGGAAAGGTGGGACCAGAATATAGCCAATAATTCTCATGTTGctttgctcagctctgctttcccagccaAAGATGTCACTGCTGTTCTTAGCCATCCCTAATCAAGACCTAGGGGCTTGCTCCAGGACTCAAAACCAGCCTGTAGCTCAGCCAGGGATTGATCCCACTCTCCCACCTCGCCAGTCTGTGCACTGCTTCTCCAAGGGTTGGCTGAATGCATGAGCTCCTTAAGCAGGGTTGACTGGCAAGTGCTGTGCATGTCAGAGGAGGTTTCACTGCTCTCTTTGGCCACTGATGCCTTTGCCTTGGTGAGTCAGGGGTGAATAAATCACTCCAGTGAggtctggtttcagctgggactctggaaagaaaaatagttcgTAGGGAAGTGAGTGAGTCTTGAGTGCCTTATTGCAAAATAGGGTGGGGTTTGTGAGGCTGTTTTGTACAGAGATCCCCAGGTCATGAAATGACGTGCATTTTGGAACGAGTTACAGTCTGTAGGATGCAGATATTGCTTCTCAGAAGCTCTCTTCATCCTCCAGCCCCCACTCTGAGGCGGGGAGGGGGTTGTCACTGTCTGACCTTCACCTATAACCTCCTGCGACTCTGTGGGATATTCAGAAGCATTTTGCCTGGGCTGGCCTCTCCggctctgctttccttccccactcTGCTTTAACAAGGCAGATCTGCAGGAGAACAGGACCGATTCCTTCCTTCCAAGGCAGACCTGACCACAACCCAGCCGAGATAAACAGCCCCtttttgcagtgcagtgctgACTCAGTGCTTTCTCCCCAGggagaaaacaagcaaagagaaaagctggaaagGAAACATCTTGCCACATGTGCACCACTTGTCCTGCTTGCAGCATcctgagcagccagagcagggttACAGCCCCTTATGTCAACACCATCAGCCTAGGAGGGCTGAGGAGGTTGGTGCAGGGCCTGCCTGCTCTTGCTGCCTTTGGCATGCTCTGAGCAGCAGTGGGCAGTGCCAAGGGGCAGCATTTCCAACCCTGCCCTCCCCGAGTTCCTTCTGAGCAGGACCCAGCCTGTTACCCCACGCTCAAGGCCCGGGGAAGGTGGAGAGACTTGTACATTCAAATTATCAGCTCAGCTGATAATGCACCACAGTGGTGCACGGGAGGCTTGCGTCAGCACTGGAGTCAGTTTTGTCCCCTTTTAGCATAAAGAGGATGGAAGGAACAGGCAGCTCTGTTCTGGGGCAGAAACCTTGGATTAAACTTGCTTTAATGCTGGCAGCTGCTCTGCTTGCGCTGCCTTGAGCaggctcctcccagccctgctgtggctcAGCATGATCTGTACGGGTGGTACCACAAACTACAACAATAACTTGAATGCTTTGGCCAAGTCCAGACCAGATTTGGAGACACACAAAATACAGTTTCCCTGTGAAGCACGTCAAGTTTGGACTAGCACAGAGGGCAATCTCGTAAACCATGGTCACAAGGGAGAGCCTGCACAGCTGTGGAAAGGGATGGTTTTCTCTTCTGTCCCAGCCATAGTTCAGAAAGGAGCTGTTAAGTAAGCTAGGAATGACTCACTGAATGGAGCTGGTCCCTTGCACAAGACCTGTGAAGCATTTGACACTTGACCTTTGTTAGCTGTAGAGTTGCTGGTTTGCTCTGCCACTAGAGAAACTGTTCCTTAAGAGCACAGTCCAGTTCAGGTGTGACACCAACACATCTGTCGATAGTGCTAGATCACTTACTGTGAGAGGGCTGGAAGAGGGACACCTGTGTTCTCAGGGAAAGGTGGGTAAATCTCCCTGTGTCACCAGCAGGGGCAGGACTTCCCTATTTCTCTGTACACACTGCTTGGGCAAAGCAGCTGGTCCACGGGCAGTTCCACAGGTGAGTGACAGGGTGTGAGTATAGACAGCCTAACAACTAACCTTAAAGAACAAGGCAGAGTCCAGCCTGGCACACAGGTTCCTGGTTTGTCACCTGGTTTCTGGAAGCAGAGAAATTTCATGGAAGGCCATGAGCCCCTGGCTGTGCTGTCCCAGCCTGAGACCTTGGAGCCAAGCAAGTCACAAGCTCCTATAGAGCAGCTGCTGAACATGTTTCTGCATGGCCCCTCTGCAGGTGCTTGCCCCACACAGGTAAAGCCTGCGTGGAGGTCTCCCTCTTGGCCTCTCTCTCCCATGGTGGTACTCACAACAGGGAGCATGAGAATGCCAATGGTTTTGTCTCTGCAGGACATCAACGCATACAACGGCGAACAACCTGAGGAGAAACTACCCTTCCCCATCATTGCTGATGCAAACCGGGAGCTCGCTGTCAAGCTGGGCATGCTGGACCCAGATGAGCGGGACAAGGACGGCATGCCCCTGACTGCTCGCGTGGTGAGTACCTGGCTCTGGAGTACCGCTGTATGGCAGCCTTCTCAGCAGTAGGCATCGCCTGCTGTCCTGCCCTgtgtctgtggggctgggctTGAAGATGGGGGCAGCTTACCTGGATGGACATGACCATCTTCAGGAGCTAGGTTTTGACTTCCTTAGGCTAGATCCATGGGTTGTGCTGCAGGAAGAGGCTGGCTCAGCACTAGCCTGCTGGCAACAGCTCCATCTTGCTGTTGCTGCCAGCTCATACTGGTTGTGCCTATCCTAACACAGAGGGGACAAAAGTGCTTGATCTGCTGgactttccctctcccctcctgtgcTTGCATTAGATGGGCACAGGTCAAGGCGAAGAAACATTTCAGGTAGCAAAACAAGCTGACACTGGAAACAGGAGCTTCCAGAGCAAACACCTTGTTCCCTGTGCCTGGGCATCACTTGTTGCTCTAGGAGATCCCCACCATGGCATCTCCCCTGTCCCAACACCTGTGATCAAGCAGGCCACCTCCCAGGAaaaggaggagcagcagggatgAGCAGATCCAGCAGGGCAGTTGGACAAACATCTTCTGTCCAGCCCCTGACCCTGTCTCCCTGTGCTCAGGTGTTCGTTTTTGGCCCAGATAAGAAGCTGAAACTCTCCATCCTGTACCCAGCCACCACCGGGAGAAACTTTGATGAGATCCTGAGAGTGGTGGACTCCCTGCAGCTGACGGCGTACAAGAAGGTCGCTACCCCTGTGGACtggaaggtgaggaggggagcaAAGCTCACAGCCGAGCACTGAAAACATGCATTGAGACATCAACCAGCCTCCCTTGGAGGGGGACCCACAGGGTGGGGAAAGCTGGTGAGGTCCTGGGATATGGGCTAGATCCCAGCCCAGGCCCCAGGGCTGTTGCAGTCTAGAGTCAGCCATAGGAACCTCCCTTCCGTGCCCTCGGTGCTAGCAAATACTGGGCTTGGCCCTTCTGGCTATCAGTACTTGAGCTCTGCATCAAGGCAGGTCCCGCCCTTGTTGTCTGTGATAAGGAAGGTCATTACCAGGTATCAGTGTGCTGAAGTCTATTCAAAGCCAGCGAAGCAGCGAGCATGGGGCACCCCTCCCTGGGCCGgcttgctgctctcctgcctttgAGACAGGAAGGGCCAGTATGGGCACAGCCCCACTTTGCCCAGCACGTACACAGCCGAGTCCTATGCTCCTGGAAAATTACTAGTTGAGGTTGCTTAGCTGTGGCCGTCCCTGTTCAGTAGCATTATTTAAAACTCCCAAAAAAAACAGTTTGGGCAGCCAAGGTAAAGCAGCACAGCCTGGGTGCTTTAGCTAGCCAGCGTTTCATCAGCCCggcagagctgctcagctcctggacctgtcctgctgctggctttgctaGCTGTTACTGGGGAAGCCTGCCAGTTTGGAGCAGAGGGCACGTTCCTGCTGTTACAGAGTGTCCTGGAGAAGTCCTCCTGTGTTATGAGGCAGGACCAGGCTCCCAGAGCATTGTCCCAAACACCCGCTCCATCCGGGCAGGAAGGCCCTGTAGGCACAAGCCTCGGAGGTTGAGTAACTCGGGCTATCGGTGCACTTCACTGTGCCTCTCCACCCCTCAAGACCAACATCCATGTGCTGAGTGTACAACAAACTGCACCTTCACTTCCTGGGACACAGCAGAGCGTGGAGGCAGCCTTGCCTCTGAAgcctgctgtctcctgcagcatAAGCTCCCAGCGGTGTGGGGCCAGCTCACCTGCCAGTCTACCTCCCAGGGAAGCATACCTTTCCCTGGGGCTTGGCACACCAAGGGGGAGCCAGCACCGCCTGTCCAGGGGTGCCTGAGCAATAGGAATGGGTGAGCAGACTCAGGCAAGCTGTGCTCCCTCCTGCATCATAGAGATGCCCAAATTCCCCTCTTGTTCCCCTGTTCCTGTGGGAGTGCTGTGGGGAAGAGCTGGGCTGTGGGATCCCCttggcagggctggcagatggcACAGCTTTCCCTTTCAACATCACCCACACCTCCTGGTGTAGCTCCCACTCAGTCCTCACTGCCAGCTCCAGGTAGAGCTGCAGGGGATGCGCTTGGGGCGCTGGGGCTGAGTGTTCACTGGGACGCAGTGTCACCTGCATCCAagcctgccagctcctctgctgctctcacGGTTCCCATTTTCTCCCCAGCCTGGTGACAGCGTCATGGTCGTGCCCACCTTACCTGATGAGGAAGCCAAGAAGCTCTTTCCCAAAGGAGTCTTCACGAAGGACCTCCCGTCAGGCAAGAAGTACCTGCGTTACACCCCACAGCCGGAGTGAGCGGGCTTGCCCGTCCACCCCGCCGGGCTGCAGGTCATTCATCGTCGGGAGCCTTCcccgtgcccagctcctgcctccctgaCACCGCGCGATCAGCAGCCTCGTACCGTCACACTCACTGATGGTGCATCGCAATACTAAACCAAATCCTCCCCATCCCTTTCATCCCTCACATCCCCTCAAAACTAAAACCTGGGTGTTCTTTTGCCTTGAATCAGCCCCGCAAGGAAAAGGTTAGCAGAGCAGTGAGGGCTCCAGGGCTTGCACTGTGGAGTCTCTGTTTTTCAGCACCGGCCGAGCTTTTCCCGGAGGCACGGTGGGAAGCGTGGTGTGAGCAGCCAGGCCCCAGAGGGGTGCCCTGCTGGGCTCACATGACTCCCATCAGGGAGCTTTGGGGGGCTCCAAACTGCTGCGTGCCTTTCGGAGCAGCCGTCACTAACGCATTAACACCTTCGTCTGGTCCCATGCGTAGGGGAGGAGCTGCAGAGCCAAATCTCTCACTTCTTACTGCTTTCTCATCTCCTGCTGGAAGTTGattgttttcaggttttatgGAAGAGGGAACAGAGCAAATAAATCGATCTTCAATACTACCTGCAGTGTCCCTCATCTGCCTCTGCTGGCATCCACGGCACCCTGCACCCTAGGCTGTGCAGCTGGGATGTGTGCCCATGCTCATAGGTGGGTGGCAGCGGCACAGGTTGCCCTTGTTCTTGCTCTGTAAATAAGGCACTTTGGAAATGCATGTTGGCCCAGGGCACGTAGTCTCAGACAAGGCAGCGGGGCCTGGGGCAGTTGTGTTGCCCCTGCTTTGCGGCAGAGCCTCagtggggggaaggaagagatgtCTGCTCAGGGAACATACCTCCACCTGGCCTGCAGTTAGCTGCTGGGTGGGGGGTCCTACCCTGTTTCCCAGGGCATGAGCGGGCATGATACAAGCCACGCGAAtgcttccctgctctcctgcacCTACACCTCAGGGATCTGTTAAGAGATGAGCGATGTTTTAATATAACACTAGGAAAGAAAGCTGCTCACTGAATAGCTCATAGGCCGTCTGCCAGCATCTCTTGGTGCCCAGTGCAATCGGCAACACTCAAAATGAGCAGCTGTTAAAGAAATTGGCTGGCTCAGGGCACAAATGTACCCCACAGCAAGCAGGGACTAGTAGGGTTGATGCTCATGGTAAGGAATACACTGGATGCAATGAGCTACCCTCCAGCATCCCATGGGTCCTAATCCTGGGGCAGCACCCACACGCACCTGGGACATGGCCCATCAGTCCTTGGATAATGTCCAGAGCCGCTGGCTTCTCCCAGTTACCCGTCGCTGTTCTCCTTCACCCTGGCGTGCAGGCCCCAGGCCACCCCACTAAGGATATCCTTCCCCAAACATGGCTGCATTTCAGAGAACTCCCTCTTTCgttacgaaaaaaaaaaaaaagggagagtttATATTAATTCTTAATTGCCTCCAGGAACTTTACagtgaatatttgtattttccccAAATGACTTTTAAATGAACCTTCATTATGAAATTTTGCATTATCCCCATGGATTATTTTTACTAGAAAACAAAATCACCTGGTCTCTAGGTTGACTCTTGTTCCCCCTCTTTCACTCTGCAAGAAGTGGGAGGAGGATCTGCAATTTCAAAAGGGAAACATCCCTTTTCTGTGTAGTTTTTCAGCCTTATCAAGCTTGGCATCTTCCCTAGTTCCCTACGGTCAGGCTGCAAGAGCTGCTGGGTTTCTTGCTGGTCCCTTGGCACACAGCCCTCACCTTGATGTGGTTTCCTAAGGGAAAAAGGGCTGTCTGCCCCCGCCTCCAGAGCTTTCCAACTGACTGCCCAATTTCCGGAAGGCGCGAGGCAGCCCAAGGACACGGCCCCATGGCAAGCTTTGTGCAGACAGGCTGCTCTGAGCATCCCCAGGGAAGGGGCACTGCAGGGTGAGCATAACCTCTCTGGGACACCAGAAAAGCCACCTGCAAGCTGGGACAAGGGGGGAACAAGTCCCATCACCAGACCCCAGCGGCAAGGGCAGCCGCTGGTCCCACCGCTGAGCCAGGCAGGGGCTGACAGCTGAGAGCCCACGAATTCCTGACTGCTCCCCCACATCACCATGGCCCTGGAGATGCAAGCCAGCCAGACGGACTCAAGCAAACACAGGGTTTGGTTCCAGTACAGCTCGagtggttttcttttaatccCAGAGAAGTGAAATGCAACGTTTGTTCGAGTTGGTAATAACATCCAGCAACAGAAGTCCAAGCCCCCTACTCGGTAAAGTCATTTGTGTTTAAGGCActctgcaaaaccagctttcctcttctcctccttccgATTTTCCCCACGCGGCAGCAGAATACCTGGTTTGGTCTTTTCTCCATAGCGACACCCACACGTCCTGGCTCTTCTCACCATCTCCAGAAACCGGCAACAGCAAATCCAGCAGAAGCCGAACAGAGAAACGCCAGGAGGCTGGGTCAATAAATACGGACGGGCACGGGAAGGAGCAcagtgcctggggaggggacacatGGGCTTAGAGCTTCTGTGGGAAGGGGACAGGCACCGGGTGTCCTCCCTGCAGGCACCGACATGATTCCCCTTCCTTTGTCCCCGCCAGCTCCGAAAGGGGATGGGAGCATCGGGGCCTGCAAGCATCCCTCCCCAGCGGTGCTCCCGAACATGTGGCAGCACCCCAAAATGCAGGGAGCTGGGTGGGGGGGACCCAGCTGCTCCTGCCATGCAGCAGAAATGACCCCCCGACTTCCAGCCGTCAATAAATACCAATAAATAacttaaataactttaaataaataaataaaaaataaataagtgacCTGAGGACAGGGACGGAGGGGAAGGGGCACCCCGAGGCTCAGGGCAAGAGGGGAGCGTGCCGGTAGGCATTTCTGTGACCTGCCCCTCCCTGAGATAACGGGGTGCTGGTACAAAAGAGGGGTGTGGGGAAGGGGTCCCGCTTGGGGCACCCATCAGTACAGCTGCGGGCCACAGGGATGCAAGCTGAACCCGGACTCGCATGAGGGAGCTCTCACCCgccacctccctcccctttctcGAGCTTTGCGAGCCCAGCACCCGGGCTCCACCGGTCAGTGCTACCAAGCTCAGGGAGATGCTCACCCAGCACCTCCATCTGAGCGTGAACACGCACCTTTTGCAAACATGCAAAATGCCTGCAAATTTCTGCAAAcattgtttgcaatttttttttgcaaacaatttttacaaacttttttttttttttttttaaacggggAAATGCCCACGAAGACAACCCATGCATCAAACCAAGTGCATCAAATCCAGCCATCGGAGAAGGAGCCGGCACAGGAGCTCGGAGAGGGGAACACAGGCATGGCCCCGGGGCTCAGCcagagcctgcctgcaggctggggtAGCCCTGGGAGCGCAGGCACACGGCTGCAGCCAGGCACAGAGCCCGACACCAGCACCAGGCGGCACCgagcacctccctggggatgctgcagacacacacagacagaaacagCGGCCAACTGCTGTCTTGGTGTCGTGCCGATGCAGCAGACGATGTGCCGAGGCTCCGGCCAGCACATCCCAAAAGATGACAACGAATTCAACGGCATCCCTGCaccagctcccccctcccagccggCTGGCACCATGGCAGTgccgcagcagctccccaggctgaCGGCTAGCACGCAGCCCCCGAGCACAGCCCCGACCCTTCCCCACGGGTTTTGGGGAGCTGGCTCACGCAGCCTCTCTGGACACAGCAtcctctcccagccaggagcccacCTCGGGGCTACCGTTTACTGGGGAACCTCTTCCTCTGGCTTTTTAGCTCCAGTGGTGCCAGAGACGTTTCTGTCCCACTGGGTCAAAAATATACATCTGCCTTATTTCAAACCAAAAGGTactcagccctcctcctcctcccccaaatcttaaggaaaactgtatttaaagTTTCTAACCCCCTTCCACAcgctttttgaaaaatgaaacaccaGTGATGGCAAAAGTTGCCATCAATCCCGCGCCAGGACAAAACCACAAGCAGAGTCTCACAAAAGCGGGACATCTTCCCGCGCAGGCAAGCTGCCGGTAGAAGCTTTGCtccagaaaacacagcaaaccaaAGCTCAGagccccctctccctccacaaGGCTGTAGCCCCTGGCAAAACCCAGACATAGGCACCGAAAGCAGCAGGTTTTGGCCTGCGAGGCTGAGCAGGACCACTGGCCCCGGCACAGGGAAGTGTGCATTGAGGCGTCAAAATGCAACgctcccaaaggaaaaaataaataaagaatcgAATCAGCAGCAAACCCTACTGAGAATAATAAGTAGCATGGGGATTTCACAGGGATTTTTGGTCTAAGATGCCTGGGGAGCCCCCCCCTTCGCTGGCAGGGACCGGGGTGCACATCCCATCCCGGAAAAGTACAAGCCGTGGGTGAAGCTTTGCAGGAGCTTGGCCGCACTCTGCGGAGCGATACCACGGGGATGTGCCAGCACACCGGGGGGAGCAAAGCAGCGCTGGGCTGGGCGTCCCAACAGCCGGGCCGAGGGCAGCGCTGCTAATACCGCAGGAAAGGCTTTGCACGGAAGTGCCGAACACGGCGACCCTCCCCAGGCTCTCCTGGCAGCGAGACAGAAGATGGGACCCTCCCAGCGGGAATTACCCGCATCCCCAGGGTGATGCAAACCTCCCATAGCGTGAAGGCAGGGGTGTGAGCCGGAGGAGCCACAGGGCTCATGCCGGGGTGGCGGACGGACCGGAGAAAGCAGCAAAAACCGTAACCATCTGCCCGGGAGCAACGGGGCACCTGGGGCATCGGCAGTACAGCCACAGCTTTCACCTCTGCTGCATCCCAAGGGTGAAATGTCAGGAATTGCAGGTCACAGCCCAAGGCACCAGCACTGCCCCACGGACCAGACGATGTCAGCCATCCAGGCAGCAAGGGGCGAGGAGGAAGGCAAATAaaaccccctgtcaccccccaagcacctgcagcagcccaggcagcgtgctcacctcctccttcccaggcaaACCCAGGCCTGCCCCGTGCAGCCTCTGCTCACACCCCTGCCTCCAACCCATGGAGAGGAGACCCCTATccctgcagagcctggggagTTACCGCAAGGCATGCCATCTCCTCCCCGCCAGCGCTGGCATCCCCGCTGGTACCTACCCTGCTCCCTGAgtagctgaggaggaggagggtctcCACATAAGCCAGCATTTGTGTGGAAAATAAGCAAGCACACAACTTCTTGCAAGGGACTTGGGTCTGCAGTGGAAGCGTGCAAGTCCTGGGGTACCTTCAAGCTGGTTTGAGTACCCCACGGGTCAGCGAGCACCTGCTCGCCCTGGGCTGGGTGAACAGGCTCCCAGTTTCTCGCTCAGCTGagaattggttttgtttccataaGAGAAGGGCTGGCGGGattgggggggcggggtggggggggtgggaaggTTGAGGAACTGCAAAGATTTAGTGCACCTTAAAACAAAAGGACATCTAACCTGCCCTTAGAACTCACTCCAAGACGGAAAAGAGCTATGGCATCTCCTACACTCACAACTACTCCAAACACACCCAGATGCATGCAAAACATCCCGCTTCCCCTCGGCTGCGGAAAACCCTTCCCAGGCAGCGGCAATGGCCAGCACCGGgctcccgctccgctcccgggcCCTCCCGCCCAGTCCCAGCGGACAGGGCGAGGGGTCGATTATCGATCCAAAATGCATAGGTATAGACACCGCAGGAACACCCGCGCCCCGGCGGGAAGGGTCACCGCAGGAGCCCTCCGCATCCGGCAGGCACGGTCTCCACTTCTACCTCCAGTTGGGTGGAAAGCAGCATTAGCCACAGGCACGGTTCGATCGCACCCATGCTCCTTGCATTGCCCTGCAAGGAAAGATGAGTTGTTCAGGTCAGACAGCCTCTTTGCCAGCCGCAAGCCCCTAGAAGTACTCAATTCTGCTTCCTGGGAAATCCTCCAGCTCAGCGATCCCTCTTCTGCACCCCCACGCCGGCCAGGCTCTCTGTCTAAGGAGGAGCCGTGTTTCCAACCACAGCTACAAAGGCAGGAGAACCAAAGAGGTCTGCTTTGGCTCAGAAACCCCGTTCACTTGCAGCAGGCTGACAGCACCCAGGTCCTCACGCGCACGCACCGGCGCTGCTCTACTTGGGAGGTATCACGACTATAGGCTGGCCCCGCTTGGGCCTCCACATGAGGACCTGGGCATCGTTGGCGTTGGGTTTCACTAGTGCGTTTGGTGGGATGGGCTCCATCCTGCTGAGGAtccggggctgctcctgctgagtCCTTCCCACCAGTCGTGcccgctgccccagcagctgcaTGGGATCGACCTCAATGTCCACTCGCATCCTCCACTTTATAGTCTGCAAGATGATCTTTTCCTTGGTGGTGGTGTTCATGGCCACCAGCCACGTGGTAAAGCTCTGGTCCCTTTTAATCCTGGTCAGCAGCGGCACATTACTGTTGCTCACAGGGACAGCCCACGTCACGCTGGGATAGAAATTGTCATTCATGCTTACAGAGAACCTGGAGATCTTGTTAGTCGGCCCGACCAGGGTCACAGTTTCTGTGGTGTTTCCATACCAGGGGTAGCTCACGCCATCCGAATCGCTGATGGCTTTTA contains:
- the PRDX6 gene encoding peroxiredoxin-6, coding for MRRGASSERSRSAGAAMPGLLLGDEAPNFEAETTQGRIRFHDFLGDSWGILFSHPRDFTPVCTTELGRAAKLAPEFSKRNVKMIALSIDSVQDHLSWSKDINAYNGEQPEEKLPFPIIADANRELAVKLGMLDPDERDKDGMPLTARVVFVFGPDKKLKLSILYPATTGRNFDEILRVVDSLQLTAYKKVATPVDWKPGDSVMVVPTLPDEEAKKLFPKGVFTKDLPSGKKYLRYTPQPE
- the FAM78B gene encoding protein FAM78B isoform X1 codes for the protein MGCLQSVACKARVRREQIVVSDVSATIEPAATAIEESSPVVLRYRTPYFRASARVLMPPIARRHTWVVGWIQACNHMEFYNTYSDLGVSSWELPDLREGRVKAISDSDGVSYPWYGNTTETVTLVGPTNKISRFSVSMNDNFYPSVTWAVPVSNSNVPLLTRIKRDQSFTTWLVAMNTTTKEKIILQTIKWRMRVDIEVDPMQLLGQRARLVGRTQQEQPRILSRMEPIPPNALVKPNANDAQVLMWRPKRGQPIVVIPPK
- the FAM78B gene encoding protein FAM78B isoform X2, with amino-acid sequence MRLKPELGLSGRSSWELPDLREGRVKAISDSDGVSYPWYGNTTETVTLVGPTNKISRFSVSMNDNFYPSVTWAVPVSNSNVPLLTRIKRDQSFTTWLVAMNTTTKEKIILQTIKWRMRVDIEVDPMQLLGQRARLVGRTQQEQPRILSRMEPIPPNALVKPNANDAQVLMWRPKRGQPIVVIPPK